The proteins below are encoded in one region of Thermococcus sp. 21S7:
- a CDS encoding ABC transporter permease: MARGLGQYIIIRALMIIPTILILYTLVFFFLRILPGNPVMAVVGTKNIPPEQLEHLMQMAGLDKPLYVQYFDYLKGVLHGDFGVTLAFPMGKPVWDYIAQRFPATLELALWAFTVSVLLGLLTGVIGATRKGTKTDSAMRVYSIIAYTLFIPWFGMMLQYLFGIHLHWLPTSGRLDPGVNLHTVTGLYVLDSIITGNWDALVSSVRHLILPALTLGIVLSGAYTRLVRNNMVDVLSQDFIRAYHARGVADRKVMWYALKNAFIPVVTLMGLQFAILLGGAVLTETTFSWPGMGTFLVDRIDYRDYNAIQGAVIFFAFFVGVISLIVDIVYALLDPRVKY, translated from the coding sequence GTGGCCAGGGGACTCGGTCAGTATATAATAATCAGGGCGCTCATGATAATTCCGACGATCCTCATCCTCTACACCCTCGTGTTCTTCTTCCTGAGAATCCTCCCCGGAAACCCGGTTATGGCCGTCGTCGGAACGAAGAACATTCCCCCGGAGCAGCTGGAGCACCTCATGCAGATGGCTGGGCTCGACAAGCCCCTCTACGTCCAGTACTTCGACTACCTCAAGGGCGTCCTCCACGGCGATTTCGGGGTTACGCTGGCGTTCCCGATGGGGAAACCCGTGTGGGACTACATAGCCCAGCGCTTCCCGGCAACGCTTGAGCTCGCCCTCTGGGCCTTCACCGTCAGCGTGCTCCTGGGCCTCCTGACCGGAGTGATAGGGGCCACCAGGAAGGGGACGAAGACCGACAGTGCCATGAGGGTCTACAGCATAATCGCCTACACGCTCTTCATACCCTGGTTCGGCATGATGCTCCAGTACCTCTTCGGAATCCACCTGCACTGGCTGCCCACTTCGGGCAGGCTCGATCCGGGGGTCAACCTCCACACGGTAACTGGCCTCTACGTCCTGGACAGCATCATTACCGGGAACTGGGACGCGCTGGTGAGCTCGGTGAGGCACCTTATCCTGCCGGCGCTCACCCTCGGAATCGTCCTCAGCGGAGCGTACACGAGGCTCGTTAGGAACAACATGGTTGACGTCCTCAGCCAGGACTTCATAAGGGCCTACCACGCGAGGGGCGTCGCCGACAGGAAGGTCATGTGGTACGCGCTGAAGAACGCCTTCATACCGGTCGTTACCCTCATGGGACTCCAGTTCGCCATCCTCCTCGGCGGTGCGGTTCTTACCGAGACGACCTTCAGCTGGCCGGGAATGGGAACGTTCCTCGTGGACAGGATAGACTACCGCGACTACAACGCCATCCAGGGTGCGGTGATATTCTTCGCCTTCTTCGTCGGGGTCATCAGCCTCATAGTGGACATAGTCTACGCGCTGCTCGACCCGAGGGTGAAGTACTGA
- a CDS encoding ABC transporter permease produces MEIAGKLTEFVFGKKPGRGMLIFGIIIVLIVVIMAVFAPWIAPYDPTQSSDDVFAPPSPDHLMGTNRLGQDMFSRIVWGSRVVLYVVFIATLLSMAIGIPLGLLSGYHGGKIDRTLSVIMDSIYAFPALILAMVIAVVLGPSPINTAIAISFVYVPTYFRMVRGQTLSFTGQLFVEAAHAIGARDKEVMFKYILPNLAPTILVVFTLSVADAILTEAGLSFLGLSVTPPTPDWGYDLRVGQPFLLDGYWWLVFFPGIMIMLLAMAFALIGEALSERLSLGTR; encoded by the coding sequence ATGGAGATAGCAGGAAAACTTACCGAGTTCGTCTTCGGGAAGAAGCCCGGCAGGGGCATGCTCATCTTCGGCATAATCATCGTCCTCATAGTGGTCATAATGGCGGTCTTCGCCCCATGGATAGCCCCCTACGACCCGACTCAGAGCAGCGACGACGTCTTCGCCCCGCCCAGCCCGGACCACCTCATGGGAACCAACAGGCTCGGCCAGGACATGTTCTCAAGGATAGTCTGGGGCTCAAGGGTCGTCCTCTACGTCGTATTCATAGCGACGCTGCTCTCGATGGCGATAGGAATTCCCCTCGGACTGCTCTCCGGCTACCACGGTGGAAAAATCGACAGAACGCTGAGCGTGATAATGGACAGCATCTACGCGTTCCCCGCTTTGATCCTCGCGATGGTCATCGCGGTGGTTCTGGGCCCGAGTCCGATAAACACGGCCATAGCGATAAGCTTCGTCTACGTGCCGACCTACTTCAGGATGGTTCGCGGGCAGACCCTCAGCTTCACCGGCCAGCTCTTCGTTGAGGCGGCCCACGCGATAGGCGCAAGGGACAAGGAGGTCATGTTCAAGTACATCCTGCCCAACCTCGCACCGACCATACTCGTCGTCTTCACCCTCAGCGTCGCAGATGCCATACTGACGGAGGCCGGCCTGAGCTTCCTGGGACTGTCGGTAACGCCGCCGACGCCCGACTGGGGATACGACCTGCGCGTCGGCCAGCCGTTCCTGCTCGACGGCTACTGGTGGCTGGTCTTCTTCCCGGGAATAATGATAATGCTCCTGGCCATGGCCTTCGCGCTGATAGGAGAGGCCCTCAGCGAGAGGCTCTCCCTTGGAACGAGGTGA
- a CDS encoding ABC transporter ATP-binding protein, producing the protein MLLEVKNLSIYYYTLAGVVKGAENVTFSIGRGEWVTFVGESGSGKSTVAHAIMNIVPSPGKIVSGEVIFEGKDLLKVGKEELRKIRGKDISMIFQDPMTSLDPLRKVGDQMVEVMTVHGVPEDEARERAKELLEKVNLPPDRLDYYPHQLSGGQRQRISIAMAMAFNPKLLIADEPTTALDVIVQDSIMDLIDALKAEGTSIYFVTHDISLAAERSDKIAVMYAGKLVEFGTVEQIVENPLHPYTKALIEAVPDLWKESEVRAIPGYPPDLRNPPKGCRFHPRCPVFKERSTLKGLCDAVEPGMIEYEKGHFVACHLYGGAGE; encoded by the coding sequence ATGCTGCTGGAAGTCAAAAACCTTAGCATCTACTACTACACCCTCGCTGGGGTCGTCAAAGGGGCCGAGAACGTGACGTTCAGCATAGGCAGGGGAGAATGGGTCACCTTCGTCGGGGAGAGCGGAAGCGGGAAATCCACGGTCGCGCACGCGATAATGAACATCGTCCCGTCGCCGGGGAAGATAGTCTCTGGCGAAGTCATCTTCGAGGGAAAGGACCTGCTGAAGGTGGGCAAGGAGGAACTGAGGAAGATCCGCGGAAAGGATATCAGCATGATATTCCAGGACCCCATGACCAGCCTCGACCCCCTCAGAAAAGTCGGCGACCAGATGGTCGAGGTCATGACCGTCCACGGTGTCCCGGAGGATGAGGCGAGGGAGAGGGCGAAGGAGCTCCTTGAGAAGGTCAACCTTCCGCCCGACAGGCTCGACTACTACCCCCACCAGCTCAGCGGCGGCCAGAGGCAGAGGATAAGCATAGCGATGGCGATGGCCTTCAACCCGAAGCTCCTCATCGCGGACGAGCCGACGACCGCTCTGGACGTTATCGTGCAGGACTCCATAATGGACCTCATAGACGCCCTCAAGGCTGAGGGAACGAGCATCTACTTCGTTACCCACGATATCTCGCTTGCAGCCGAGAGGAGCGACAAGATAGCCGTCATGTACGCGGGGAAGCTCGTCGAGTTCGGAACCGTCGAGCAGATAGTCGAGAACCCGCTCCATCCGTACACGAAGGCGCTCATCGAGGCGGTTCCAGACCTCTGGAAGGAGAGCGAGGTCAGGGCGATTCCGGGATACCCACCCGACCTGAGGAACCCGCCCAAAGGCTGCCGGTTCCACCCGAGGTGCCCGGTTTTCAAGGAGCGCTCGACGCTTAAGGGTCTCTGCGACGCGGTCGAGCCAGGGATGATAGAGTACGAGAAGGGTCACTTCGTGGCCTGCCATCTCTACGGGGGTGCGGGGGAATGA
- a CDS encoding ABC transporter ATP-binding protein: MSEPLLRVENLKKYFPIRRNILEVLRKEPPRYVKAVDGISFEIDRGEVLALIGESGCGKTTAGRTVLRLIEPTDGKIIFDGTDITELSREEMRPFRRRMQIIFQDPYASLSPRMKIGDAIAHPLLVHGIAEKEEAKEIALRMLKRVGLTPEDEFYDRYPHHLSGGQRQRVVIARAMVLKPEFVVADEAVSMIDVSMRASILELLESFREEYNLSQLFITHDIAVGKLIADRIAVMYLGKIVEIGPTDEVLKNPAHPYTMALIHAVPSIARRKKEKKLKITGEVPNAANPPSGCRFHPRCPFSSETCTAHEPELVEISHNHFVACHHPLH; encoded by the coding sequence ATGAGCGAGCCACTGCTTCGCGTCGAGAATCTGAAGAAGTACTTCCCTATCAGGAGGAACATCCTGGAGGTTCTCAGGAAGGAGCCGCCGCGCTACGTCAAGGCAGTCGACGGCATCAGTTTCGAGATAGACAGAGGAGAGGTTCTGGCGCTCATCGGCGAGAGCGGGTGCGGTAAAACGACCGCCGGGAGGACCGTTTTGAGGCTTATAGAGCCCACTGACGGCAAGATAATCTTCGACGGGACGGATATAACGGAGCTCTCCCGCGAGGAGATGAGGCCCTTCAGGCGGAGGATGCAGATAATCTTCCAGGACCCCTACGCCAGCCTGAGCCCCAGGATGAAGATTGGCGATGCGATAGCCCATCCGCTCCTCGTGCATGGGATAGCCGAGAAGGAGGAGGCGAAGGAGATAGCCCTCAGAATGCTGAAGCGCGTCGGCCTGACCCCGGAGGACGAGTTCTACGACCGCTATCCCCACCATCTGAGCGGCGGCCAGAGGCAGCGCGTTGTGATAGCGAGGGCGATGGTCCTGAAGCCGGAGTTCGTGGTGGCGGACGAAGCGGTCTCGATGATAGACGTCTCCATGCGCGCCTCAATCCTTGAGCTCCTTGAGTCCTTCAGGGAGGAGTACAACCTCAGCCAGCTCTTCATAACCCACGACATAGCGGTCGGCAAGCTCATAGCGGACAGGATAGCGGTGATGTACCTCGGCAAGATAGTCGAAATCGGCCCGACCGATGAGGTCCTGAAGAACCCGGCGCACCCGTACACGATGGCCCTCATCCATGCGGTTCCATCGATAGCGCGCAGGAAGAAGGAGAAGAAGCTCAAGATAACCGGGGAAGTCCCCAACGCCGCCAATCCGCCGAGCGGGTGCCGCTTCCACCCGAGGTGTCCGTTTTCGAGCGAGACCTGCACGGCCCACGAGCCGGAGCTGGTGGAGATAAGCCACAACCACTTCGTTGCCTGCCACCATCCGCTTCACTAG
- a CDS encoding Mut7-C RNAse domain-containing protein: MRFIADMMLGRLARWLRLYGYDTLYGVEDDDEILRVALAENRVLLTRDSGLAKRAEKFGVESILLNSNSLEGQVEELRRFGLEFRELFPASARCPKCNGLIRPVQKEEVRDRVPRAVYERYDEFYVCENCGQIYWPGRQWQEMLKIDRKLRKES, translated from the coding sequence ATGAGGTTCATAGCTGATATGATGCTCGGCCGGCTCGCGAGATGGCTCAGGCTGTACGGCTACGATACGCTCTACGGCGTTGAGGACGACGACGAGATACTCCGGGTTGCCCTGGCCGAGAACCGGGTTCTCCTGACCAGGGACTCGGGCCTCGCAAAGAGGGCGGAGAAGTTCGGGGTTGAATCAATCCTGCTGAACTCGAACTCCCTTGAGGGGCAGGTCGAGGAACTCAGGCGTTTTGGCCTAGAGTTCAGGGAGCTTTTTCCGGCCAGCGCACGCTGTCCCAAATGCAACGGGCTGATAAGGCCAGTCCAGAAGGAAGAGGTTAGGGACCGGGTTCCCAGAGCAGTCTACGAGCGCTATGACGAGTTCTACGTCTGTGAGAACTGCGGTCAAATCTACTGGCCGGGAAGGCAGTGGCAGGAAATGCTGAAGATAGACCGGAAATTAAGAAAAGAAAGCTAG
- a CDS encoding MBL fold metallo-hydrolase — protein sequence MIVYFIGTGGSEGIPAHLCTCSTCSEARKLGFAQRRPSTLAVVTDNKKAVLFDVGTDIRDFLNVPLEAIFLTHWHHDHIYGLYKLRWMAKETVLYAPEGHADALILREPKNLQPRAIKPGDTVELDTLKITAFRLNHQVETLGYLIEEDGKSVALLYDTKGLPGETWGLLGEKAPLRLAIVDATYPPGTDDPYHNNVDEAAEIGLKLAERTVLSHISHKNLPFLELTEYVRKKWGNRVLVAYDGMVFYV from the coding sequence TTGATAGTCTACTTCATCGGCACCGGCGGGAGCGAGGGAATTCCGGCGCACCTCTGCACCTGCTCTACATGCAGCGAGGCGAGAAAGCTCGGCTTCGCCCAGAGGAGGCCTTCAACACTCGCAGTTGTCACAGACAACAAAAAGGCCGTCCTCTTCGACGTAGGCACCGACATAAGGGACTTCCTTAACGTTCCCCTGGAGGCTATTTTCCTGACCCACTGGCACCACGACCACATCTACGGCCTCTACAAGCTCAGATGGATGGCCAAGGAGACCGTCCTCTACGCGCCGGAGGGGCACGCCGATGCCCTAATCCTGCGCGAGCCCAAGAACCTCCAGCCGAGAGCGATAAAACCCGGAGATACCGTTGAACTTGATACCCTTAAAATCACCGCGTTCCGGCTCAACCATCAGGTTGAGACCCTCGGATACCTCATCGAGGAGGACGGAAAGAGCGTTGCCCTCCTCTACGATACTAAAGGCCTCCCCGGGGAGACGTGGGGGCTCCTCGGGGAGAAGGCCCCGCTCAGGCTGGCGATAGTTGACGCAACGTATCCCCCGGGAACCGACGACCCCTATCACAACAACGTTGATGAGGCGGCGGAGATAGGGCTTAAGCTTGCTGAAAGAACCGTCCTCAGCCACATCTCCCATAAGAACCTGCCCTTCCTTGAGCTGACCGAATACGTGAGGAAGAAGTGGGGGAACAGAGTCCTGGTAGCATACGACGGCATGGTGTTCTACGTCTAA
- a CDS encoding nitroreductase family protein — translation MRVLELAKRRKTVRQFLTEKPPKEDLMKAIKAAKEAPSGMNAQPWKFVVVDDDWLKGKIRELCEEEEEKFYARTKGDLMAWLNAKGFKPEKPFLSEAPYLVLVFGHTKAPYWLQSTWIAVGYLLLALEELGLGTVTYTPPNPKPIEELLNAPKDYKLQTILPVGYPADPKPKYERRKLEEVVSFNGF, via the coding sequence ATGCGCGTTCTTGAGCTGGCGAAGAGGAGAAAGACCGTGAGGCAGTTCCTCACTGAGAAACCGCCAAAGGAAGATTTAATGAAGGCCATCAAAGCCGCCAAGGAAGCACCGAGCGGTATGAACGCCCAGCCCTGGAAGTTCGTGGTTGTGGACGACGACTGGCTCAAGGGCAAGATAAGGGAGCTCTGCGAGGAGGAAGAGGAGAAGTTCTACGCAAGGACGAAGGGCGACCTGATGGCATGGCTGAACGCCAAGGGCTTTAAGCCCGAGAAGCCCTTCCTCAGCGAAGCCCCGTATCTAGTCCTCGTGTTTGGACACACGAAGGCGCCGTACTGGCTTCAATCAACCTGGATAGCGGTCGGCTACCTTCTCCTTGCGCTCGAAGAGCTCGGCCTTGGAACCGTCACATACACGCCCCCGAACCCCAAACCCATCGAGGAGCTGTTGAACGCACCAAAAGACTACAAGCTTCAGACGATTCTGCCCGTTGGCTATCCGGCAGACCCGAAGCCGAAGTACGAGAGGAGAAAGCTCGAAGAGGTGGTGAGCTTCAACGGCTTCTGA
- a CDS encoding dual specificity protein phosphatase family protein, producing MWRSAKFIDDNVAFSRMPTGSEIDEVAETFGAVVVLVEEFELPYSLDEWQKRGVEVFHSPVRDFSAPALEQLLEILRWIEARVEEGKRVLIHCMGGLGRSGTVAVGWVMYSEGIPLRDALRRVRRVRPGAVEVDEQIGVLKELEKLFRSR from the coding sequence ATGTGGCGCTCGGCCAAGTTCATCGACGATAACGTTGCCTTTTCGAGGATGCCGACGGGGAGTGAAATAGACGAAGTCGCCGAAACGTTCGGTGCGGTGGTGGTGCTCGTTGAGGAGTTTGAGCTTCCCTACAGCCTGGATGAATGGCAGAAACGGGGCGTTGAGGTTTTCCACAGTCCGGTCCGGGATTTCTCGGCCCCGGCTTTAGAACAGCTTCTCGAAATCCTCCGCTGGATCGAAGCGAGGGTTGAGGAGGGCAAAAGGGTTCTGATTCACTGCATGGGCGGCCTCGGGAGGAGCGGAACGGTGGCAGTTGGATGGGTGATGTACTCGGAAGGCATCCCGCTGCGGGACGCCCTGAGAAGGGTTCGCAGGGTACGACCCGGTGCGGTTGAGGTGGATGAGCAGATAGGGGTTTTAAAAGAACTGGAAAAGCTCTTCAGAAGCCGTTGA